AGTTCTATACGTCACGTTCAGCGGACAAACAAACGCCTACGACGGTGCAACAAATTCCGCAGGGCGACGTTGTGTACGCAACGAAGGCTGTCAAAGCCGCGCCCAATCGCTTTGTCGGTCAGTGGCAACAGGTACTAGCAACGGGCCGTTTGCCCCAAACCGGGGTCCAAGCGAATCACTATTATCAGTGGCTCGGGTTCCTGACCTTAATGGCACTCTTATTAGGGTGGCAGGTGCTTAAGTTAATGCGTGAAAGGGGGGCGAACACGTGAAACGACTGCGGCATATTAAGCTAGGCATGCTGTTACTGAGCTGCTTAGCGTTTATCAGCATGCTAGCGATTACGAGTCAGGCAGCGGCGCCCGTGACGTCTGCGACAACGACAATCGCTAATTCGAGTAATAAGTACTACACTTACTTTAATAGCGGTGATGTCGTTGGGTTCAATATCTCGGGTGGAATTGGGATATATCCAAGCTTAACCAAAGTGACGGCCAACTATGCGGATCAGGGACGTATATCGACTAAGACTACCACAATAACGTTGACCTTTAGTGGTTCGTTGTTTGCGAATAGTTCGGAGATTAAAACGCTATATTACGATGTCTTTTATAAGCAAGCAACCGAAGAATTTGGAACTTCACTAGTGACCAAGACTCCGACAAATATGGCGACTGGTTCTAGTACGGTATCGATGAATACTAGCAAGACTTTGACAGTCGATATGAGTAAGTTAAAGGATAATTTGCCAGTATATATTGGGTTTCGATTAACTACAGTAAAGGGTGAGACATCCACGTACCGCTTGGCAGTGTTTAATCGGATTAGCCTTAATACGACGCTGAATACGCCAACAACGACGGATACCACTCTGACAGGAACTGGGATTGCCGGTAATACCGTCAGCACGACAATTAATGGTAAGTCGTACACGGCGACAATCGGTAGTGATGGTAAATATGAAATTAAGTTAAATGATGGCCTCAGTGGGGTCACTTCAGTCACAGTAACGCAGACGGGAGAAGCCGATTATGGCGAATCTGAATCGGTGACTAAGGACGTGACGATACCACCGCTGACAATCAAAAGTAGCAGCACAGCGGTGAATTTGTCCGTGAGTGATCTAGCGGCGTTAACGTCTGATAGCGATGCTGTTAATTGGTTAGTTAAGCAGGCTGGCGTGGTTGCGACGAATCCTAGTAATGCTAATGATACGATGACTTATCATGCGAGTGAGAGCGGTCTGGTCGCGTTATTCAAGGGGCTCGCTGATAATCAGAGTACCACGGTCCACATCTATGCGACGAGCGCCAGCGGCTTAACATCTGATAAAATTGCACTACAAGTAACTAAGTTAGCAGGGACGCTGTCGTTTGGTCAATTAACGACCAATATGAGCTTCGGCGATTTAAAGGTGCCGTTGACACCACAAGTCTATCAACCGACTAATCCACTAGCCATCAGTGTGACTGATACCCGGGCGACCGGGGCTAAGTGGTATTTGTACGTTAGTGCCACGCCGCTGACATCGACAACGGTCAGTGGACGGACGTTGAAGGGCGATTTGGTTTACCGTGATGGTAGTGCACAGACCGTCTTAACGAATCAAGCGACGTTGGTCCAACAGGGACAAAAAGTCGCGGGGACGACCGATACGGTAGTCACTGATGATTGGTCGACAACGAAGGGAATCGGATTATCAGCGCAACCAGGTATTTACGCTGATACTTATCAAGGTACCTTGAGTTGGACTCTGAGTGATACGCCAGATAAATAAGTTAGCGTGTATCAGTTGGGTGACGGGGACTTTGACCAGTTACACTTGAATTTTTTACTGGTTCGCAGTTGACAAGTTAGGTGTCGTCATGGTTTACTATTAGCTATAAATTGAAACGGAGGATGACTAATATGTCATTAGCAACTAACCTTCAATTAAATAATCAATTTGCCTTTAGCTTTTTCTTTAGATAGCGTTTGTATTCGTTTGATGGATACAAGCGCACGCAACGCGTTTGTATCTATCGAGAGCTAAAGTTATTCAACATGACTTAAACGCCAGGTAGATGCAGGGACAATCTATCTGGAAAAATATCGGGCCCGATAAAACACCAGTTAGATTCTTCCCAGAATCTAACTGGTGTTTTTTGTTTTCAGTCCGGTTCATCAAGACGTTGATGAACGTTGGGCGAACCAGACAATTTTTAAGGAGCGTTTCAAGATGAAAAAAACAACTTTAGGGGTATTAATTTTAGGTGCTGGGTTACTATTAGCTGGTTGTGGCAAACAAGCAACGAGTGGTCAGCAAAGCGTGTCGGTGGGCATCTTACAGGTGGTTCAACATGGTTCACTAGACCAAGCGCGCAAGGGGTTCAAAGCCGGATTACAAAAAGAATTAAAAGCGCATAACAGTAAAGTAACGGTCAAGTATCACTATCTAAATGCACAGGGTGATCAGAGTAATTTGAATACAATGAGCCAACAACTCGTCCAACAGAAAAATGATTTGTTAGTTGGCATCGCAACGCCAGCTGCTCAGGCATTAGCCAAGAAAACGACGACGGTGCCGACCTTGGTTACGGCCGTAACTGATTTGAAAGCGGCGGGATTGGTGAAAAGTGATACGAAGCCCCAAACTAATGTGAGCGGCACGAGCGATTTAATGCCCGTCGGCAAACAATTACAGTTATTGAAGAATATGAGTACAGGTAATAAACCGTTGGGGATTATGTATAACTCGTCAGAAGAAAATTCAGTGCTACAAGTCAAGTTGGCGAAGGCTTACGCGAAAAAGCACGGTATCAACTTAAAGGTCGTTAGCGCAACGAGTACTAATGACGTTGCCAGTGTTTTGGCCGGTTTGACGGGTAAGATATCTGGCCTTTACTTACCAACCGATAATTTGATGGCGAGTGCGATGAAGACGATTGGTCAGAAGACCAAGGCTGCAAAGCTACCAGTGGTAACGGGTTCGATTGAAATGGCTGAAGATGGCGGGACCGCGACGTATGGTCTTAACTATTACGAATTAGGTGAACAGACTGGAAAAATGGCTTACCAAGTCTTAATCAAGAAGCAGAAGCCGCAAACAATGGCGGTTCAAACAGCTGACAAGTTACACCTCTACGTCAATAAAGCGAATGCTAAGGCAATCGGCTTACAACCAAGTACAATCAAGCAACCATAAGAGGGGAGCGAGGTAATATGTTAATCACGAGTATTGGACAAGGTTTATTATGGGCGCCACTGGTCATCGGGGTGTTCCTCACTTTCAGAATTTTAAACATCCCTGATTTGACCACCGAGGGTAGTTTTCCATTAGGGGCTGCCGTGACGATTAGTAGCATGTTGGCCGGACAGTCAGCTATCGTGGCGAGTTTATTAGGATTTGTCGCCGGATGTTTGGCCGGCTGGGTCACGGGGGTATTAGATACTAAGCTTAAAATGCCGTCATTATTGGCCGGAATTCTGACGATGACGGGACTATATTCCATCAACATGCACATTATGGGCAAAGCGAATATTCCCTTGCTTGACCAGAAAACGTTGATGGGCTGGTTACCAGCGAGTTGGTCTTTGAATTTACAAACTATCGTGATTGGTGCGATGGTCACGCTGGTCGTCCTGGCCGGGTTGATCTGGTTGTTTCAGACGCGTTTGGGACTGTCTTTGATGGCAACGGGTAATAATCCTGCGATGAGTGCTGCGAATGGAATCTATACCGATCGGATGGTCATTATTGGCTATATGTTATCTAACGGTTTGATTGCTTTATCGGGTGGTCTGATTGCACAGAGTAACGGCTACGCGGATATTGGGATGGGCATTGGGACGATTGTCATCGGGCTGGCTTCAGTGCTAGTTGGTGAAATCTTCTTACATGGTCGTCAAATCTGGGTCCGTTTGACTGGAATGGTCGTGGGCGCCATTATCTATCGTTACTTATTGACTTTGGCAATGGGTTTAGGTTTCCCCGTCAATGACTTAAAGATTTTATCAGCGGCGATTCTTGTTATCGTCATCTGCTTGCCACTATTACAAAATAAATACCGGACAAAACGGCAGTTACACCGGTACCTTAAAGAGATTGGAGTCGATCAACATGCCACAACCAACTATTCTGAACGTCCAACACTTACAAAAAGTCTTCTTTCCCGGAACCAGCAACGAGCGGCACGTCTTAAAGGACGTAAATCTAACGATTGAGCCTGGCGAATTTGTGGCGGTTATTGGGAACAATGGCGCCGGTAAGTCGACCTTGCTCAATACGATTGCGGGAACACTGAACTCTGATGCTGGCGAAATCACACTTGCTGATCATCGTGTGACCAATCGTCCCGTTGCGTATCGGTCACGGTGGGTGGCCCGGGTGTTCCAAGATCCTAAGTTGGGTACCGCTGGCGAACTAAGTGTGGCCCAGAATCTCACGTTAGCCCAACGTCATACGGGGAGCTTGAGTCTGCGCCGTTATCGCCAACGTGGACAGGAAGAACGATACTTAAGGTTGCTGGCTAGTCTTAATATGGGGTTAGAAGCGCGACTGAATACGCAAGTGAAGTATTTATCCGGGGGGCAACGGCAAGCCCTATCCTTACTGATGGCCACCTTGAGCCAACCAGAGCTGTTGTTGCTGGATGAGCATACAGCGGCGCTTGACCCGAAGACGAGTGCGGAAGTGATGGCACTGACCCAACAAATCGTGACGGCCAATCATCTGACAACGATGATGATTACGCATAAGATGAGCGACGCGTTGGCGTATGGCAACCGGCTGGTGATGGTGCAGGATGGGCAAATCAAGTTGGACGTGCGTGGTGCCGAGAAGCAAGCATTGCGGACGGATGACTTGGTGACGATGTTCGCAGCTGAGGTGTGAGGCTGTCGTTGCAAAAAACGACTTGCAACGGCCGATGATCAATTAGCAGGTCATTATCTTACTTAACGAATTTCGCAATCAAATAAATGATCAGTCCTAAACTGATGAGACCACCGATGATAGATATAATGAAAATTAAATCGCCAAAATACATTGGTTTTCCTTTCTAGCTTAGCGCATGCTGAGCAATACCAAAATATAATTATTGTAGGTTCGGTTAGTCACCGCTTCGTGCAAATCATGATTAAGGCGTGCTGTTAGTTTAGATTGCAGTTCATCAACACGTGTTCGTCCGACTTCCGAGGCTAGGTGACAATCGTTTTAGCATACCATATTAGTTTCGTGGCGATAATATTCATATGACGTATAATTCTGGAAAGATCAGTTAATTGAATAATCCATAATTGCCGGTAAACGTTGCTAAATGGCGAATGAGTTACGTTAAGGAAAATTTAAGGAATTGTCCGGCGATTTGATTATCGAAAACAGCCCCCTGCGTATCAAATACGTAGGGGGCTGTTCATATAATTGGCGCATGTAACAAGTTATTTCGTCGTGACCAACATAATCTCATCACTGACTTTGACTTGGTTGGTCAACATCTTGAATTTCATCAAATTGACAGCATCCATGTTAGTGATGATAACCATCATGGTTGTGGCCTTACCAGCAGCCTTAATCGCTGCCAGGTCAGCTTTGGCAACTACTTCGCCATGGTGAACGGGTTGATCGGTTTGGACTAGTACTTCAAAGGGAGCACCGTTCAACTCAACGGTATCAATACCCATATGCAGCAGAATTTCTAACCCTGAATCGGTTTTAAAACCGATTGCATGCTTGGTAGGAAAGACGGTGCTGACCGTCCCGTCGACCGGCGCCGTAATCGTCCCGTCTGCGGGATCAATTGCGAAGCCATCGCCCAGCATCTTCTTAGCAAATGTGTCGTCGTCGACGTTTTCAATATCTACGTACTGACCGTTAGCGACGCTGTAAAAGTCGGTGGTCACACCACTAGTGATATTAGTCGCAGTTGGTGCTGTCGCAACAGCTTCATTGCTAGTCGTGGTCTTAGTAATGGGTGCGTTCGTGAGCTTTAAGTGGCTCAACGCGTCGGCGACGAATTGGACTTCGGTCCCAATAATGATTTGTAGATTATGGTCGTCTAATTTGTTAATACCAGCAGCACCACTGTGTTTGATAGCGGCTTCATTAATGGTTGACGTATCGGCTAATTGCAATCGGAGACGGGTCGTGCAGTTATCGACAACCGTTAAATTATCGGCACCACCGAGCGCAGCGTAAATTTGCTTGGCTTGACGTGTGTATTTGTCATCATCCGCATCAGTGGCGATGGCTAAATCATCGGCGTCATCGGCTGTCACTGGTTCGCGGCCCGGTGTCATCAAATGGAACTTCTTGATTGCGAAGTCAAAGCCAAAGTAGTAAATGACGGCTAGAACCAATCCTTGTAAGATTAACATTAAAGGTTGATTAGCAATCGGGTTTTTAAGGCTTAAAATGTAGTCAACTAACCCGGCGGAGAAGGCAAAACCGGCTGTCCAGTGCATGAAGGCAGCAAAGGCTAGCGATAAACCAGTGAAGATTGCGTGTAAAACATAGAGTGGCCAAGCTACGAACATAAATGAGAACTCTAATGGTTCGGTCACACCGGTAAAGAAGGACGCAAACGCACCGGCCATCATCAGGGATGCCGTTTCAACTTTACGTTCTGGTAGCGCATTGCGGTAAATCGCGTAGGCCCCAGCTGGTAAACCAAACATCATGACTGGGAAGAAACCAGCTTGGTACATCCCAGTCACACCCTTGATCCCCTTGTGTGCTAAGAATTTACCAATATCATTGATGCCAGCAACGTCAAACCAGAAAACGGAGTTGAGTGCTTGGTGCAACCCAGTTGGAATCAATAGGCGGTTGAAGAAGCCATAGAGACCGGCCCCAACGGCACCGAGACCCACGATGAATTTGCCAAAGGTAACTAACGCATCATAGACGGGCGGCCAAACAATGAGAAGCGCGACGCTGACTAATAACATGGTCAGCGCGGCTAAGATTGGGACTAGACGTTTACCACTGAAAAATGAAAGAGCCATCGGTAGTTTGGTCTCGTGGAAGCGATTGTAAAGAGCTGCGGCAATCAGACCAGAGATGATCCCAATGAAGACGTTGCCAATTTGACCAAACGCTGGATTAACAGTGGCTACCTTGATATTCAAGAGTGTGGCGACCGATTCTGGTTTTAAAACGTTAGTTGGTAATTCAAAGGCAACTAAACCAGCAAGAGCGGCTGCGCCATCTTTATCTTTTGACATACCGAGTGCCAAACCAACTGCAAAGAGTAGTGGTAATTGGCTCAGAACAGCGTTACCACCGGCTTGTAAGAAGTGTGCGACGATGTCGTTACTAGCAGATGCCCACCAGTTACCAATTCCCACAAGTAAAGCTGCTGCGGGTAGAACGGCAACGGGTAATTGCAGTGAACGGCCCATACGTTGCAAATAATTCTTCATGTACAAAATCCCCCTAAAAAGATAGTTTTGAATAAGTGCAATCATTATTGTACGGTGCTGAAAGCGCTATTACAACCGCTTTTTATTGGTATAGTCCATTGGTTTAATAAGATTAACAGTACAATTGGGAGTGGTCTAATATAAATACAAATACGGAACTACAAGTCCGACAAGCATAAGTAATACTGGTATAAACGATGACCCCAGGTAATGAGCATAAAAAATAAATATTGGTCGGAATAATAGGTGCTAATGATAGCGATTTCAAAATAATTGTGAAAACAAATACAAAATCAGTTATAATAAGATTGATTAATGAATTTGTTACTTTTAAAAAAGGAGTTGTTTAGGATGCCAACAACCATGACTACTAATATTAAAAATAATGATTTTAAAGACGTGGTGTTTAACCGCCAATCAGTACGGCAGTTTGATCCGACTGTCAAAATTGAGCGTGAAGAATTGCAAACGATTATTGATGAGACAATCAGCGCACCATCAGCATGCAACTTGCAATCCTGGCATTTTGTGGTTGCCGATAGTGCGGACGGTAAGGCAAAGGCGAAGTCGGTTTTAATGCCATTTAATTATCCACAAATTGATTCTTGTTCAGCCATGATTTTTGTCCTGGGCGATACGCAATCGCATTTGGTCTATCGGGACGTGTGGAATAAAGCTTGTGAAGAAGGACGCATTACCCCGGAAAAGCGGGATCAAATCTTCAAGACGTTCTTACCAATGTATGAAAATGCGAGTCCAGAATTTCTACAAGCTGATGCGATGATTGATAGTAGTATGGCCGCAATGCAATTACTATTGATTGCCCGCGCACATGGCTATGATGCTAATCCAATTGCGGGTTATGCGGCAGATAAAGTCGCGACGACCTTTGGCTTGGATGCCAAGCGCTATGTACCAGTGATGGCTATTGCACTTGGCAAGGCAGCTAGCGAACCAATCACGACAACGCGTTACGCTGGCACGCAGGTTACCGAATTCATTTAATTGAGTTAACCTTTTGATATCTCAAACCTTGATTTAATAGGGCTTGAGATATTTTTTGAACTTTTGGTTAGAATTTTAGTTAGTTTTTGTTGTATTTATCTAACTATCGTGCTAACATAAGCATCATTCAAATCAAGGAGGACAAAAATTCATGACAGTTAATAATCGTGATTTATTTAGTAGTTTTGGGAAGTTATTTCAAAATCGGGCCTTCGTCATGGCGGTTGCGCAACAATTTCATTTTGGCGACCATGGTTCTGAGCGTAGCGGGCGTGGTCAAATGGGCATTTTACGGGTATTGGCGGATGCACCCGCTGGTTTAACCAATGCTGAGATTGCTGAGATCTTAGATATTCGGCCGAGTTCAGTCAGCGCCACATTGAACCGTTTGGAAGATGGCGGCTTGATCGAACGTGAACCTAGTGCTCATGACAAACGCGTGGTCATCGTGCGGTTAAGTGACCGTGGTCGTGAGATGGCGGACCATCGCGCGCAAGGAACGAGTGATCTGGCGGATCAGTTATTTGGTAATCTGACGGATGATGAGCGCGATCAGTTACAACATTTATTAGATAAGTTGCGGGCCAATGCGGATGACATCGATATTCAAGATTTAATGCAATTTGGTCAACAACACGGTTTTGGCCCACGTCCCGGTTGGGGTCATGGGCATCATTGGTTTAATTAAATTTTAGAAACACGAGGCATAAGAGCAGATGGAACGACCACAAGCAGCATACTCGCGTCCAGCGGGTGGTAAATTTGATTTAAAACAATTCTTACAATTGATTCGGCACGCTAGCCCTCGTTATTGGCAACTCTGGTTGGGCTTGGCATTAGGCTTATTGGCGACTGGTGCGCAGTTGATGGTGCCCAAGTTTGCCCAAACGTTGATTAATGGGTTTAGTCACGGCGTTAATCAGACCTTACTAATTGGTGTGATTGGCTTATTCTTGATCAGTGCAGTCATTAGCGCGTTATCAGGTTCCTTATTGGGGATTTTTGGTGAAAATGTTGTCGCTAATTTACGGGGGACTTTATGGCATAAATTAGTCCGGCTCCCGGTTCGCTACTTTGACAACGTTAAGACGGGTGAGATGACGTCGCGGTTGGTGAATGATTCGACGCAGATCAAAGACTTGCTCGCTAACGCATTTCCACAAGTCGTGACGTCACTGATGCAACTGGTTGGGGCCATCGCAATCATGGTCTTAATGGACTGGCGAATGACCTTGATTATGGTCTTGGCGATTCCAGTTGTCTTATTAGTCATGTTTCCAATCATGCGGCAGACGGGCAAGATTGGTCATGAACGCCAAGATGCTTTAGCTAATTTTAGCGGGACGGCAGAAGAAACGCTGAGTGAGATTCGCTTAGTGAAATCGTCCAATGCTGAACCAGTGGAAACAACGACTGGTGCACATCAGATTAAGACGTTGTATCGAATTGGACTACGCGAAGCCATTTATGATTCCATCTCAAGTCCAGTGATGACGGCAACGATGATGGCGTTATTCGTTGGGGTACTATTGTATGCGTCTGCGCGGGTTGCCAGTGGAACGATGACGATGGGGACTTTGGTCTCATTTCTAATGTATCTGTTCCAAATCATTGGCCCAGCTGGGATGCTTGGTCAGTTCTTCACCACGTTAGCAAAGGCCAGTGGCTCGACGGCCCGGATTCGGGAGTTGTTGAATGAACCAGAAGAACAATTGACGGTTGGTGTTGAACACGCAGTCGCCAATGAGACTTTGGCGATGCACCATGTTGACTTTGCCTATGATGATGATCAACAAATTTTACACGATGTCAGTTTTGAAGCTAAACCAAATACGGTGGTGGCGTTTGCGGGACCGTCTGGTGGTGGTAAGTCGACTATCTTTGGCCTTCTGGAACGTTATTATCAACCAACTGCTGGTGAAATTAGTATTGGCGGGCAAGATGTTAATGAACTAAGTCTCAATAGTTGGCGGTCACAAATCGGGTATGTCAGTCAGGACTCGGCAATCATGGCCGGTACGATTCGTCAAAACTTAACGTACGGTGCTGATCGGTTATACTCCGACAATGAGTTGTGGCACGTCTTAGAATTAGCTTCCGCGGCTGACTTTGTACGCGCCATGGCAGATGGCCTTGAGACGCAAGTTGGCGAACGTGGGGTTAAAGTCAGTGGTGGTCAACGGCAACGGTTAGCCATTGCCCGGGCCTTTCTACGGGACCCCAAGATTCTAATGCTCGATGAAGCCACTGCTAGTCTGGATTCTGAATCAGAAGCGATGGTACAACAAGCCCTCGGCGAATTAATGAAGGGCCGGACGACCCTAGTGATCGCCCATCGGCTGAGTACAATCGTGGATGCGGATCAGATTTACTTCATTGAAGATGGGCATGTGAGTGGTTCAGGTACGCATCAAGAGCTAATGGCGAACGTCCCACTCTATCGGGATTACGTTAAAATTCAATTTAAAGATTAACTAAAAACAGTTGGTTACCATGACGTGGGCACGTGGCAATCAACTGTTTTTGTTGTCTAGTATCGGTCAGAAAAGCATAATTTGATGAAATATGTCGGGATGGATTGTTATTATAAAAGAATATACATTTTCTGAATTAAACGCTATCATTGTTATGATAACTAGTTTAATTGATAAAGGAATGATAAAACGATGCAGTCATTAGGAGTTATTGATATTGGTGGAACGACCATTAAGTTTGCCGTGTGGCAAGATCAGCAATTAGTTGCTAAGACCAAAGTTACGACGCCCACAACGCTAGCTGAATTTTACACTTTGCTAACCACGCAGGTCGCGCAGATGAAACGCGATTATCAAATTGCTGGTGTAGGCATTAGTTCGCCCGGGGCTGTCAACAAGGCAACTGGAATTATTGAGGGTGCCAGCGCACTGCCGTATATTCATAATTTTAGGATTCAGCCGGAATTACAACGACGTTTTGAATTACCGGTCAGTATGGAAAATGACGCCAATTGTGCGGCGTTGGCTGAATTGGCGGATGGGGCTGGGAAACAGGTTGCTAGCCTGTGCTTCTTAATTGTGGGAACCGGTGTTGGTGGGTCGGTCATTGTGAATCATCAAATTTGGCACGGCGCGCACTTATTCGGTGGTGAGTTTGGATTCACGCTCATGAATGACCATCAGATCTTAAGTGAGTTAGGCACCGCGGTAGCTGTTGCAAAGCGGTACAACGCGAGCCATCCAGCTCAACCTGAGCTAGACGGGCAAGCCGTGTTTGAACTGGCTGTCAAGGGTGATACTGATGCTCAAGCCGAAGTTCAAGTTATGGTTCGGGCCTTAGCGCGGGCCATCTACAACTTACAATACAGCTTTGACCCGGAATTGATCGTGATGGGCGGGGCGGTCTCAAATAATCCGCACCTACTCCCAGCAATCAATGCTGAAATTGAAAAATTGCGGGCAACGGTCAAAATTGCTTCTATAAAACCAGATGTTGTGGCTTGTCATTTCACCGATGAAGCTAATTTACGGGGAGCGGTCGTTGACTTTTGTCAGACGTATCTGGACATTCAAAAATAAAAGTCTGAAAAGTCGATGGCAAGCAAGTTATTCGCATTCCAACGCCAACTTACTTAGAATA
This Lactiplantibacillus plantarum DNA region includes the following protein-coding sequences:
- a CDS encoding ROK family protein; the protein is MQSLGVIDIGGTTIKFAVWQDQQLVAKTKVTTPTTLAEFYTLLTTQVAQMKRDYQIAGVGISSPGAVNKATGIIEGASALPYIHNFRIQPELQRRFELPVSMENDANCAALAELADGAGKQVASLCFLIVGTGVGGSVIVNHQIWHGAHLFGGEFGFTLMNDHQILSELGTAVAVAKRYNASHPAQPELDGQAVFELAVKGDTDAQAEVQVMVRALARAIYNLQYSFDPELIVMGGAVSNNPHLLPAINAEIEKLRATVKIASIKPDVVACHFTDEANLRGAVVDFCQTYLDIQK